GGTAGCGGCCTGCCAAGGCGGTATCGGCCCTGATGCGGTTGATCCAGTCACGCGCCGCTACAGTGTCCGGCTCTCGACCCCAAGATGGCAACGCATCGTAGAACGACAGCAATGCTTGCGCGCTCAAACGCGGCTCACGGGAATGCACACCAACTCCTCGCGGCGCATCGCGGTACGGCTGAAAGTGCGCGCCGGTGATGTCGAAGGTGGGAATGCCTCGCGCCCACTCGGCCCGCGGACGCAACCGTGCGCGAAATAGTCCGCTCAGCGAATCGGGGAGCCACCGGGCACTTCGACTCCATGCCACCGGACGACAGTCGGCCGCATAGTCCCAAGGCACCAGCACCACCTCGCGCGTATCGCGAGGCAAAGCAGCGCGCGCTCGATTGCCCACGCGGTCGACTCGAACGCGCTGTCCATACGCCACGCGCGACGCACCGGCGCCGGAATGCCCCGTGGCCACGATCGGACGATGTGATCCATCGCCTGCCAGGACCGTGTCGGCTAAAGGCGAGCCGATGAACGCGATCATCAACGCATCGTTGATCTCCCATGGCGCCACCAGCGAGCAGGCGGCGGCCGAACGAGACAGGCCGGCCAGCATCATTGCGATCGCGGCCCAACGGTATGGCAAGGTCAAGCGTGCTTTCATCAGTTCCGCCCATTGAAGTGGCACTCGTCCTGTCACAGACTACGGCGGTGAAGCATTCGTGGTCAAGCACCGCACTCACCTGGCAGCGGCAGTCCCTTCGGCGGCGCCCGGGGCCGCTCGGCCGCGGGCTGGCGATGCTGACCGCCTGCGCCAGTCTCGCCGCCTGCCACTGGGTGCGCACAGGCGATCCCGCTCCCGTTCGCCCGGTCGCCGCGTCGCAGATCAAGGCCGTCGGCGAGTGCGCAACCACCGCCAGTTGTCACGACTCCGTCGACATGGTGGCCATGGGGGTCAGCGGATTTCTGTTCATCCCATGGCGCGACAGTACGCAGCTCGTGATGACGCCGCCGTCGTACACCAACCCCACCCTCTGGTGGACGGTGTTCGGCAACTGGCTGTTCGGTTCGTCCTCGAACGACGCGCGCATTGCCCGGCGGTTGCGTGACCTCCCCGCGGCGGGGCCCGAGCGCCTGTCGCGCGTGCGCGCCGTGCTCGTGGGCCACGGACACTACGATCATGTCATGGACCTGCCGCCGCTCGCGCGCGCTCTGCCCAACGCCGTGGTCTACGGCAGTCGCTCCGTGGTGAACACGCTCAACGCCGTACCGGAGTTTCGCGGTGCATCTCAGGCGCCATCGCGCCTGGTATCGGTGGACTCGCTGGCCGGCGTGACCGCCGATCAACCCGGACGCGACATCCCCGTGGGCGACATGGTGCGCGTGCGTGCGATCGCGTGGGAACATGCACCGAACTTCGGCACGCATGTCATCGCCCGCGGCACGGTCGAATCGGCTAGGTCGACGCTTCCGCGCGGCCTTTTCGGATGGAAGCTCGGGCGCGTGTATGCCTACGCGATTGATCTGCTCGATCGCGATGGCCACGTCGGCAGTCGTATCGTGGTCCACGACGCCGGCGCGTCACCCGAAGTGGTGCGGCGGGCTGTGCGTGTGATCGGCACCATGCCGTCGGCGCGAACCACGGTCGTGGTGATCACGGCTGCCAACTTCGATCAGGAACCGTCGTATCCCGACATCCTGCTCGCCAGCCTCGCGCCGCAGCACGTGCTGCTCGGGCATTGGGAAGACTTCTTCCGGTCGCCCGAAAAGGAGGAGCGAGTAGCGCGCGGCATTCGCGGGCAACGACTCATCGATGTCGTGCAGCGATACCAGGGCGATCGGTGGACGGCCCTTCGCGCCGGCGCCACGCTGCGGGTGCGCTACTAGCGCGGTCGCGGTGGAACATCCTGGTGAAGGCGGGTACAAAAACGGATGCCCACACTCACTCTGACCCGAGCCGACGCGTCGTCGCGAGGCGCGACCGAGCCGCGTGTGTACGCGCGTCGATGCGGTGACCGGATCCTGGATGGGTCTGCGTAGGTCCAGCCCTGTGCCGAACCGTGTGTTCGGCACAACGACGTGCTGCCACGCCACCCACCCCGCCTGCGCAATCCGAGCGCTGCGGGGTTTCTCTTATCCGACAACCACTCACGAGCCTACACTCGTGCTCTGAGGACACGTCCATGAAGACCCTGCACACCCTTTCGACGACCGAACTCCGCTGGCTCGTGAGCGAATTGAATACCGAGCGTGCGCGGCTTGATCGCGCGCTCGCGCTGGCCGACTTCGATCCGAAGGAAATCGCGGTAGGAGTACATACCGAGACGGCTGCTCGCCGCGACGCGCTCGTGGCGGCGCTCGATCGCATCGGGGCCGGCACCTACGGTGCCTGCGAACGATGCTACCAGGACATTCCCTACGGACGCCTCATGGTCGTGCCGGAGGCGACGCTCTGCGTGGCATGCTTGGCGGGCAGTTAGCACCGTGTCTCCCGGCGCATGCGTCGGCATCGACTAGATTCCGTGATCAGGCGATCGTCCATGATTCAGTGCCCTTCACATACTTCCCGCGCCGATGACAGAGCCGCGCCCCGTCGACCCCCTGCACGGCGTCACCCTCAAGGCGATGGTTGAGCATCTCGTCGAGCGGTACGGATGGGATGGACTCGGCGATCGCATCGACATCCGCTGCTTCACCCACGAACCGAGCGTGAATTCCTCGCTCAAGTTCCTGCGTAAAACTCCTTGGGCGCGCGCCAAGGTCGAGTCCCTGTACCTGCACTCGGCCGCGCACCCGCGGAAGACGCCGAAAGAGCCCGCAACGCCCACTTCGCCGGCCGGCGAGTAGCGCCCCCTACCCGCCGCAGCTCACCCGCTTCATGCGAATGTCCATGCCGCGCGTCTTGCCATCGCGCACTGCCGAAATGCGCGCCACGATGGAGTCGGCGGACAACCGGCGATAGGCGATTCGCTGCGGAAAGTCGTGCGTCGGATTTTCGAAGACCGCCAGGGTATCTGATGTCATCACGGCGGGGAATGCCGTGGGCGCCCGCCCGTTGGGCTGCGCCACATATGCAAGGCGTCCACTGTCGGTCACGATGCGCAGCGATTCCCACGCGCGCATCGCTCCTCCGCCCACGGTGCGACTCATGCCCACCATCGCGCCCCCCGCCGGTGCCATCCACGTTTCGTGCGTGATGGTGCCCCCCGATCGCTGCTCCCAGCATCCGGCCATCCAGCCGAGACGCGCGACGTTTACCGTGGGTGGCTGCCCGGGCAGTGCAGCGACGAAGAAGGCCAGACTGACCACGACTCGCACGCGAAGCGACATGGGACGACATACTCCGTAAGGAAGCGGGAACGCGCGACCGGTGAAACATCGCCGCTTTCACGCGCAGCGCTCAAGTATCTTGCGAACTGTTTCACTTGCCACGTTGGTGATCCGCGTACCGCTCCCGCCCTGATGCGATGGATCGAGGTTTGCAACGCATGGACTCGATACACCGGCTGACTAAGTCGCTTACGGCTGAGTCTGGCCTTCGGGTTCCCGTTCCAGTGCGGAACGGAATGCCCTCACCGAACACATAAGGAATCGAGCCTATGTCGCTAATCGCCCGTACCACCTTCCTGCTGTCCACGCTGGCCGTCGTCGCCGCCTGTGGCGAGAAAAAGGCCGAGAATACCATGGCCGACACAACGGCCATGGCAGCGGATACCACCGCCATGGCCCCGGCCGAGGCGGCACCGCTCACCGATCCGAACATCGTGTACATCCTTGATCAGGCGAGCGCGTCTGATAGTGCCCGTGGCGCCCTGGCGAAGACGAAGGCCACGAGCAAGGACGTGCAGGACTTTGGAAAGATGATGGTTGGGGAACATCATGGCCTCAGGACTGCCGGACTCGACCTCGCCAAAAAGCTCTCGGTGACGCCGATGGCGCCCGCTGGCGATCAGAGTGAGGCGATGGCCGCGCAGGAGATGTCGGTGCTCGAGTCCACCGCGAAGGGTGCGGCGTGGGACAAGGCGTACATCGACTACGAAGTGACCTACCATCAGGCCGTACTTGAAACGGCCACCAAGGCCCTCGGGATCGCACAGAATCAGGAGCTGAAGGATCTCATCACCACGGCGGCGCCGGTGATTCAGAAGCATCTCGACCGTGCGCTCGAGCTGCAGAAAAAGATAAGCGCGATGTAAGTGAGCTCCACTCCTGTGGATCTTCGCACGGTTGTGTCCGACGCCACTCGTTCCTGGTTGGAACGAGCGGTGATTGGGCTGCAGCTCTGTCCGTTTGCGAACGCGGTCTATCTGAAAGAACAGATTCGCATCACGGTCAGCCTGGCGAAGACCACGGGGGAACTGCGCGACGCCCTCGACATCGAGCTGCGTGCGCTGTCGCAGACGGATGCCACCGTGGTGGATACCACGCTGCTCATCCACCCGATGGTGCTCAATGATTTTCTCGACTTCAATGACTTTCTCGCCGTGGCCAATGATGCCGTGGAGGCCATGGGACTGCGCGGCGTGGTGCAAATCGCGAGCTTTCACCCGGCCTATCAGTTCGCCGGCACGTCGATGCACGACATCACGAACTTCACCAATCGCTCGCCGTATCCCATGCTGCAGCTGTTGCGTGAAGCCAGCGTAAGTCGCGCGATCGCCGTGTACCCCGACGCGCACAACATCTACCGGCGCAACCTCGAAACCATGCGTCGCCTTGGCGCGGCGGGATGGGAAGAGCTGAAACTCGAGAGCCCAACGCTTCCCCATGGCGCTGAGTAGCGCGCGCTACATCCTCGGCAGGTAGAACAACAGATCGAGTGATGCTGGCGTAAATCCCTGCATACGCAAGAGCATGCAGATCTGCGCGGTGTGACGCATCTCGTGAAACATCACTTGGTTGAACAGACCGCCGCGACATGAAACACCAGATCCTTGACGCTGTGAAACCGCGCCCCGTCGAGCAACGGTCGCGAGAGTACCTTGTCGGGCGCCTGCTCCAGCGCGGCCCACAGGTCACGTCGCGCGCGAACCACGTACGCGTAGACGTCGGCCGGGTTCATCGGTGAATTCATGGCGATCTGCTCTCAAGTGCCGCCGGTGATGTCACGGCCGCGCGCAGCGCTTCCAGCACTTCGCGGAGCACGTCGGTCAATGCTGTATCCTCCAGAATCTGTGCCGCATCAAGACGCCGGCCGTTCAACGCGACCACGCGGCTGGCCGCCGGCACCACTTGCGTCGACATCGTGCGCAGGATCTCCTCAAGGGCCGCAGGACCGTGCGCTGAGGCGCCCGACGCCGTCAGCAATCCCACCGGCTTGTGGTACATCTCCGGCGCACTGACCAACCAGTCGAGTACATTCTTGAGCGATCCCGGCACGCCGTGCGCGTACTCCGGACTCGAGATCAACACCGCATCGGCGGCCCCCACCTGCGCGCGCAAGCGGGCCACGCTGTCGGGAGGAACCGCGCTCTCGTGGTCGAGGTCAGGATTGAAGTGCGGGAGTGCGCCGAGTTCAGCGTACAGTTCAACCGCAAACACCGTGGGCGAAACCAGGGCCGCCGCGCGCAGCAACTCGGTATTGCTCGACCGCGCGCGGAGGCTGCCGGAGATGGCGAGGATGCGCATCGTGCTCGATGCCGTGCTAGAAGAACACGCCCGCGCGCAGCGCGAGACTGCCGAACGATGCGTTCCAGACGTTCGAGCGTGAGGCGGGCACGACGATCGCTCCGCCGAGATTGCGCGCGTCCTGCGTCTGGCGCGCGTACTGAACCACGCCTTGCCACGAGGCACCCAGACTGAGCTGCGGCGTCACCATCCAACTGCCGCCCACCTCGCCGAAGGCGCCGGCGCCGAACGACTTCGTGGTGGATCGCGTCATCGGATCCAGCGAACTCGAGAACACGGGAATCTCGCGGCGATCGTGTGACGCGATCACACCGAGCGAGACGTATTGCAACACGTGCCCTTTCACCGGTCGATACCAGCGCGGACCGATCCGCACATTCAGCGACGACTCGTCGCTTCTGAGCCACGCGTCACCGGACGCGCGCGTGAGCCGGCCGTTCACATCGAGCAACAGCGCGCGACGATCAGAGAAAAAGCGCAAGGCACCAACACCGCTCGCAGCGCCACTCCCCGTGCCGAGCGTGAACTCAGCACCCCACTGCCCCGCTCGAAACCCGGTGGAATCGGACGGCGCCGTCTGTGCGCGAGCGGCGGCGGTAGGGACGGTGCTCAACAGGAGGGCACCGGCAAGAGTGACAAGACGTCGCATCGTGGCTCCGGCAAGAGGAAGACAATTCATCGGGACTCGACAAACTATCTCGCGGAACAGCGAAGGTCAGGCTCCGGATGGCGGCGTCGCCGACAGCCACACCTCGATCGTCGTCCCAACGCCGAGCGTACTCTCGACGAACACATCGCCGCCGTTCTCGCGCGCCACGCGCTGCACGGTGGCGAGCCCGAGGCCGGTGCCACCGCGCGCTTCCTTGGTGGTGACGAACGGATCAAAGATCCGGGGCAGTACGTCGGCGGGGATTCCGCACCCGCTATCACGTACCGCGAGGCGGACGTAGGAGCCGGCCGCCAGATTCGTTGCGCTCGCGCTGGCCCGACTGACCGTCTCCGCGGACAATGCGATGATGACCGAGCCAGTGGAGTCGATCGCATCGCGCGCGTTGACCACCAGGTTGAGGACGACCTGTTCGAACTGCGACACGTCCATGGTTAGCGCCGGCACTGCGGATACCTGCAACTCGAGGCTGCGCGCCGCGGTGAGGACACGTTCGCAAATCGGCCGCATGCGCTCCAACACGACCGCGGGATCGAACTGCTCCACCGTCATTGGCTTGTGCCGCGCGAAGTCGAGCAGTTGCCGGGTAAGCGCCGTGCCTTGACGCCCGGCCTCACTGATGGCGTCGAGTTCGGCCTGCAGCAGTGCCGGTGAACTGGCGACCTCACGGGCCGCGTCGGCAGCACTTACGACGACCGTGAGAATGTTGTTGAAGTCGTGCGCCACGCCGCCCGCCAGACCACCCAGGCTTTCGAGCCGCCGTGAGTGCGACTCGCGCAGCTTGGCCGCATAGAGCTCCGCGCTTTGGCGCACACTGACCGCGCGTTCATGCTCGAGGGCTACGAACAGCAGCAGCGTCCCGAACAGCACGAGGGCGATCAAGTTTACCGCGACCACCACGGCCGTGAGCATCGCCGCCGTTTCAATCGACCACGGTGCGACCCGCACCACGAGGTCGATCGCCAGCGCGGCCACTCGCGCGAACAGGGCCACGTGCAGCGCGCGCCACGTGAAGCCCGATTCGCGCGAGGGACTCAGCGTACCCAACGCATTGACGCCCGTTGGCCAGAGCGCGTACGCATACGGGAACGCACTCACGAGGCGCGACACCACGAACGTGAGCGCGGTTTCGGCGGCGGGGAAATAGTGTTTGGCGGTCTGATCGAGCACCGTGGTGAGCAGCCCGAGCGCGGCCCAGCGGGTCAGCGTGCGCGAGGATGGCGCCGCGGCGGTCTCGCCCTGAGACACGAGCTGTCGCGTGTGCCGCAGCAGCGGCGCCATGACGAAGTGCGACACGTGCAGCGCAAGCACGCCCAGAAAGCGCACGCTCGCGTAGTCGGCGAATAGGTCGCGCCAGTAGAAGTAGCAGAACAGGTTGACCGCGACGAGCGTCTGCAAACCCCACACGACAGAGAGCGTCTGCATGATCGGGCGCCGGAGCCGGTTGGCCAGCAGCGTCATCACGACCATGAACGTGGCCGCGCACGCGAGGTGGAGAATCCACCGCACCTGCGCCGCGCTATCGTAGAGGGACGCGTTTACACCTGGATTCACGGAACGCTGGCGGCGACGCAGACAGAGGGACGAACCGACGGTCGAGGCTCATCCGTAAGCTACGTGAGGTGCACAGGGGGAGATAGGGAGGGAGATGGGCACCCGTTCACATTCACGGCGCTATATTCTCGCTCGTCCCTTTTCCGAGTGAGCGCATGCGATTCTCTATTGCCCTGTTGTTCTTCTTGTCCGTCGCCCCGGCGGAAGTGTCGGCCCAAGCGCGCTATGATGCGCCCAAGGCTCGGGTCGAGGTGATGGGACTCAAGCACTGGACGTTGCCGATGCTGCGCGACTCCATTCGCCGTTACGTGCCCGGCCAGGATCTCCACGACGCCGCCTGCATGGCGACGCTGCGCGAAAAGCTTGGCTTCGCCGACGCGTTGGTCATGACCTACGAGGGGTTCGGCGCACCTGGCTCCGAGTTTCTCCTGATCAAACTCGTGGAGCCGCAGGAGCGCGATCGGGTGCGATGGAATGCGGTTCCCATCGACAGCTTCCAGTCGCTCCGCCCTGATTATGCGCCGCTGATCGTGCCCATCACCGACACCGCCGGCGGTGTCTGGATGGGACGCTTCATGAACTGGTTGCAGCACGGGGACAGCGCGACACGCGTATTGGTCGCGACGGATTTTGCGAAACGGAGCAAGGCGCCCACGGCGGTGGACGACGCGAACCGACTCACCGCCTTTTTGCGCACACAGCGCGGCGACACGGCGCGCCGGCGGGCGATGCGGGCCGTGCAGCATGACGGCTTCTGGGTGAATCGCATGAGCGCCGCCGTGGTGCTGAGCAACTTCGGCGCGCTCGACTCCACGTGGCATGCACTGGCGCATGCGCTGCGAGATCCACACGAGGCCGTCCGTGGCGCGGCCTCCAACGCGATGGGTGCCATGCCGACGCACGCGGTCGATTGGACGCCGGCCGTCGATGATCTACGAGCGCTCCTCGCTGGCACGAACGTGTCGGCGATTGGAGAAGTGTTCCGCGTCCTGGTGCGGACGCAGATCCATCCAACCCTCGCCTCGGCACTGCTGCACGACAACGCCAGTTGGCTGCTCGACCATTTGGGCTCCGAAGCGCCGAGCGTGGCGAAGGACGCGCACGCCCTGCTCGTGCGACTCAACGGCGGACGCGACCTCGGCACGGCAAGGAGCGCGTGGGAGACGTGGGTGTCGGCGTTGTAGCACCGCATGAGCCAGATGCGTTTCGCAGCGAATAAAAACGCCGCCGGACTCCTCTCGGAATCCGGCGGCGTTTTCACAGCTCACAGCTCAAAGCCTCGTTCACCCGCACTCACTGAACCCGCACACATGGCACTTCACACACCCTTCCGCGAACTCCAACTGACTTCCGCAGTCCGGGCACGTGCCCATGAACACCTCACCGCCGCCTGATCCGAATTCGATCGGCTGCATCTGCTCGGCGCCGTTCGTCATCGGCGGACGCGTGATCGGCACACCGGCAGCCGGCGTGGGCATCGGCGGCATCATCGAACTCACCGGCGTCGGCAATCCCGCTTGCGCACCACCAGCGAGCAGGTCCGTCTGCACGCCCTGCTTGTCACGCCACCACTGTTCCAGCGCGATACCCACGGCATCAGGCAGCGACAACACCTTGTTCGGACCGAGGCCCACCGCGCGATCACTCGATATGCCGCGCAGCTGACGATGGATTTCCTGCAGCGAGATGCCGCTGCGCAGCGCCAGCGAGATCAAACGTCCGATCGCTTCGGCGTCGGCCATCGCCGATCCGCCGGCCTTGCCAAGATTCAGGAACACTTC
This region of Gemmatimonas groenlandica genomic DNA includes:
- a CDS encoding NADPH-dependent FMN reductase, with product MRILAISGSLRARSSNTELLRAAALVSPTVFAVELYAELGALPHFNPDLDHESAVPPDSVARLRAQVGAADAVLISSPEYAHGVPGSLKNVLDWLVSAPEMYHKPVGLLTASGASAHGPAALEEILRTMSTQVVPAASRVVALNGRRLDAAQILEDTALTDVLREVLEALRAAVTSPAALESRSP
- a CDS encoding HEAT repeat domain-containing protein, translating into MRFSIALLFFLSVAPAEVSAQARYDAPKARVEVMGLKHWTLPMLRDSIRRYVPGQDLHDAACMATLREKLGFADALVMTYEGFGAPGSEFLLIKLVEPQERDRVRWNAVPIDSFQSLRPDYAPLIVPITDTAGGVWMGRFMNWLQHGDSATRVLVATDFAKRSKAPTAVDDANRLTAFLRTQRGDTARRRAMRAVQHDGFWVNRMSAAVVLSNFGALDSTWHALAHALRDPHEAVRGAASNAMGAMPTHAVDWTPAVDDLRALLAGTNVSAIGEVFRVLVRTQIHPTLASALLHDNASWLLDHLGSEAPSVAKDAHALLVRLNGGRDLGTARSAWETWVSAL
- a CDS encoding TraR/DksA family transcriptional regulator, which gives rise to MKTLHTLSTTELRWLVSELNTERARLDRALALADFDPKEIAVGVHTETAARRDALVAALDRIGAGTYGACERCYQDIPYGRLMVVPEATLCVACLAGS
- a CDS encoding MBL fold metallo-hydrolase, encoding MLSSVPPIEVALVLSQTTAVKHSWSSTALTWQRQSLRRRPGPLGRGLAMLTACASLAACHWVRTGDPAPVRPVAASQIKAVGECATTASCHDSVDMVAMGVSGFLFIPWRDSTQLVMTPPSYTNPTLWWTVFGNWLFGSSSNDARIARRLRDLPAAGPERLSRVRAVLVGHGHYDHVMDLPPLARALPNAVVYGSRSVVNTLNAVPEFRGASQAPSRLVSVDSLAGVTADQPGRDIPVGDMVRVRAIAWEHAPNFGTHVIARGTVESARSTLPRGLFGWKLGRVYAYAIDLLDRDGHVGSRIVVHDAGASPEVVRRAVRVIGTMPSARTTVVVITAANFDQEPSYPDILLASLAPQHVLLGHWEDFFRSPEKEERVARGIRGQRLIDVVQRYQGDRWTALRAGATLRVRY
- a CDS encoding DUF1415 domain-containing protein, with translation MSDATRSWLERAVIGLQLCPFANAVYLKEQIRITVSLAKTTGELRDALDIELRALSQTDATVVDTTLLIHPMVLNDFLDFNDFLAVANDAVEAMGLRGVVQIASFHPAYQFAGTSMHDITNFTNRSPYPMLQLLREASVSRAIAVYPDAHNIYRRNLETMRRLGAAGWEELKLESPTLPHGAE
- a CDS encoding sensor histidine kinase → MNPGVNASLYDSAAQVRWILHLACAATFMVVMTLLANRLRRPIMQTLSVVWGLQTLVAVNLFCYFYWRDLFADYASVRFLGVLALHVSHFVMAPLLRHTRQLVSQGETAAAPSSRTLTRWAALGLLTTVLDQTAKHYFPAAETALTFVVSRLVSAFPYAYALWPTGVNALGTLSPSRESGFTWRALHVALFARVAALAIDLVVRVAPWSIETAAMLTAVVVAVNLIALVLFGTLLLFVALEHERAVSVRQSAELYAAKLRESHSRRLESLGGLAGGVAHDFNNILTVVVSAADAAREVASSPALLQAELDAISEAGRQGTALTRQLLDFARHKPMTVEQFDPAVVLERMRPICERVLTAARSLELQVSAVPALTMDVSQFEQVVLNLVVNARDAIDSTGSVIIALSAETVSRASASATNLAAGSYVRLAVRDSGCGIPADVLPRIFDPFVTTKEARGGTGLGLATVQRVARENGGDVFVESTLGVGTTIEVWLSATPPSGA
- a CDS encoding DUF6265 family protein, translating into MSLRVRVVVSLAFFVAALPGQPPTVNVARLGWMAGCWEQRSGGTITHETWMAPAGGAMVGMSRTVGGGAMRAWESLRIVTDSGRLAYVAQPNGRAPTAFPAVMTSDTLAVFENPTHDFPQRIAYRRLSADSIVARISAVRDGKTRGMDIRMKRVSCGG
- a CDS encoding VF530 family DNA-binding protein, which codes for MTEPRPVDPLHGVTLKAMVEHLVERYGWDGLGDRIDIRCFTHEPSVNSSLKFLRKTPWARAKVESLYLHSAAHPRKTPKEPATPTSPAGE
- a CDS encoding DinB family protein translates to MNSPMNPADVYAYVVRARRDLWAALEQAPDKVLSRPLLDGARFHSVKDLVFHVAAVCSTK
- a CDS encoding DUF4142 domain-containing protein; the encoded protein is MSLIARTTFLLSTLAVVAACGEKKAENTMADTTAMAADTTAMAPAEAAPLTDPNIVYILDQASASDSARGALAKTKATSKDVQDFGKMMVGEHHGLRTAGLDLAKKLSVTPMAPAGDQSEAMAAQEMSVLESTAKGAAWDKAYIDYEVTYHQAVLETATKALGIAQNQELKDLITTAAPVIQKHLDRALELQKKISAM